The genomic segment TGGCGGCGGGGGTCGGGCGACGGCTGGTCGAGGTGCCCGTCGGCTTCAAATACTTCGTGGAGGGCCTCCTCACCGGCTCCCTGGGCTTCGGCGGCGAGGAGTCGGCGGGCGCGAGCTTCCTGCGCCTGAACGGCGGCGCGTGGAGCACCGACAAGGACGGCCTCATCCCCGGCCTCCTCGCCGCCGAGATCACCGCGAGGACGGGCCAGACGCCCTCTCAGCGGTTCGCCACTCTGAAGGAGAAGTACGGCTCCACCGCCTACGACCGTCAGGATGCTCCCGCCAACTCCGAGCAGAAGAGGGTGCTCGCCAACCTCCGCCCCGAGCAGGTGACGGCCTCCACCCTGGCGGGCGACCCCATCACCGCCAAACTCACCCGCGCCCCCGGCAACGGTGAGCCCATCGGCGGCCTGAAGGTGACGACCGAGCACGCCTGGTTCGCCGCTCGCCCCAGCGGCACCGAGGACGTGTACAAGATTTACGCGGAGAGCTTCAAGGGCGAAGGCCACCTGAGGCAGGTCATGGCGGAGGCGCGCGAGGTCGTCGCGGCGGCCTTCGCGGTGGGAGGAACGGCATGAGTCTCACGGAAGGTCACACGGTCATCACCCGCGAGGAGATCGCGGGGGTCGAGTTCGACTGGTTCGCCACCGACGGGCAGGGGCGCGTCGCGCAGTTCATGGCGGCGGGCGATCCCCACGTCCCGGAGGCGGTGCTCGCGTCGGAAGAACTCCTGGAGGCGGTCCACGTCTGGATCGACACCCGCCCCGAGCGCGAGGAGCCCAACGCCCCGTCGGGCGGCTTCGACGACCACCTGACGCCGCCCCAGCGCCGCGGAGCCTACGTCTACGACCATGTGCCCGGCGAGCCGCGCCTCTACCGCCTCGTCGCCGTGCCCCGCACGCCTCTCCACCTCTCCGAGATGCCCGAGCGGATGCAGGCGTATCTGGGAACGCTCACCCTCGCCCTCCCCCTCGGAACGCCCCGCCTGCGGGTCCACGAGGACGGAAGGGTGGAGGAGGGCTGACCGGCGGGTCGCCCCTCTCCGGGGGGAGCCAGAGGTCAGACGCCCTCTGACACAATCGCCGTTCTTGCGCTGCCCATGCGCGGCGGGGTATACTCCTCAGGTTGAAAACTGACCGGGACAGGGTTGCACCGGGAGGTTTTTCGGCACGCGCGCCGCTTCCCATCCCTGATGATGGCCGATGCTGACGGCCAAGGCACGGCGCGTCGATCACCTCGGGCCCCAGGTTCCACCAGACCCAGGCCCTCCAACCCGTGCCTGCCCCCAGGAGTGGGCGGGACTTCGCACAAGACTTCTCTGTCAAGACTAGGAGTGATTGCCCTGCCTACCGTTCAACAACTGCTTCGCAAGGGGCGCGCGGTCCAGCCCAAGAAGAGCAAGGTTCCGGCCCTCAAGGGGAGCCCCTTCCGCCGCGGCGTGTGCACCGTCGTGAAGACCACGACCCCCAAGAAGCCCAACTCGGCGCTGCGCAAGATCGCCCGCGTCCGGCTCTCCAGCGGCTTCGAGGTCACGGCCTACATTCCCGGCGAGGGGCACAACCTCCAGGAGCACAGCGTCGTGCTGATCCGCGGTGGCCGCGTCAAGGACCTTCCCGGCGTGCGTTACCACATCGTGCGCGGCTCGCTCGACACCCAGGGCGTGAAGGACCGCAACAAGAGCCGCAGCAAGTACGGCACAAAAAAGCCCAAGGCGGGCGCCGCTGCCGCCGCCGGCAAGAAGAAGTAAGACCCCGCCGATGCGTAGGCGGGGGAGCAACAGGCCCCCGCCGCAACGCGGAATCAGGCCGTCCCCCCGGGGGTGAGGCCCATGTACCGAGTCAGGGAATAAGGAGCAAAGCATGGCACGTCGCCGCAGAGCAGAAGTGCGCCCCATCCAGCCGGACCTGGTGTACCAGGACGTGCTGGTGAGCGCGATGATCAACCGCATCATGCGGGATGGCAAGAAGAACCTCGCCAGCCGCATCTTCTACGGGGCCTGCCGCCTCGTGCAGGAGCGCACCGGCCAGGAGCCGCTCAAGGTCTTCAAGCAGGCCTACGACAACGTGAAGCCCCGGGTCGAGGTCCGCAGCCGCCGCGTCGGTGGCTCGACCTACCAGGTGCCCGTCGAGGTGAGCGTCCGCCGCCAGCAGAGCCTGACGCTGCGCTGGATGCTCTCGGCGACCGAGGGCCGTCCCGAGCGCACCGCCATCGAGCGCCTCGCGGGCGAGATTATGGACGCCGCGCAGGGCCGGGGCGGCTCGATCAAGAAGAAAGACGACGTGGAGCGCATGGCGGAAGCCAACCGCGCCTACGCGCACTACCGCTGGTAAGGCGAGCCCACCGCTGAAGAGCGTGACCGGACAGCGGCTTTTTTGCCCGCTGTCCCGTTTCGCTGCCCGGCGAGCGCTCGACCTCACGGTGACGCGAGGGCGTCATCCACGAGAATAGGGAGTCTTATGACCACCAAAGCCCAGAGCTACCTCACCCACTTCCGCAACATCGGGATTGCCGCGCACATCGACGCGGGCAAGACCACGACCACCGAGCGCATCCTGTACTACACCGGGCGCACCCACAACATCGGCGAGGTCCACGACGGCGCCGCCACGATGGACTGGATGGAGCAGGAGCGCGAGCGCGGCATCACGATCACCGCCGCCGCCACGACCGCCAAGTGGAAGCGTTCCGGCACCGACCAGGAGTACACCGTCAACATCATCGACACGCCCGGCCACGTGGACTTCACCATCGAGGTCGAGCGGTCCATGCGCGTGCTCGACGGCGCGGTCGCGGTGTTCGACTCCTCGCAGGGCGTGGAGCCGCAAAGTGAGACGGTGTGGCGTCAGGCCGACCGCTACGGCGTGCCCCGCATCGCCTTCGCCAACAAGATGGACAAGACGGGCGCCTCGTTCGAGCTGGTGCTGAACGACATCCGCGAGAGACTGGGCGCGATTCCGGCCCCCGTGCAGTACCCGATGGGCGAGGAAAACGAGTTCAAGGGCATCATCGACATCGTTCGTCAGCGGGCGTACACGTACACGAATGACCTGGGCACCGAGATCCAGGAGCACGACGTGCCCGCCGAGTTTGCGGACAAGGTGACCGAGATGCGCGCTTCTCTCATCGAGGCCGCCGCCGAGGTGGACGAGGCCGTGATGATGAAGTACCTCGAGGGCGAAGAGCCCACCGCCCTGGAGATCGTCGCCGCGCTGCGTCAGGGCACGATCGCCCAGCGCATCTTCCCGGTGCTGTG from the Deinococcus planocerae genome contains:
- the rpsL gene encoding 30S ribosomal protein S12 → MPTVQQLLRKGRAVQPKKSKVPALKGSPFRRGVCTVVKTTTPKKPNSALRKIARVRLSSGFEVTAYIPGEGHNLQEHSVVLIRGGRVKDLPGVRYHIVRGSLDTQGVKDRNKSRSKYGTKKPKAGAAAAAGKKK
- the rpsG gene encoding 30S ribosomal protein S7, which produces MARRRRAEVRPIQPDLVYQDVLVSAMINRIMRDGKKNLASRIFYGACRLVQERTGQEPLKVFKQAYDNVKPRVEVRSRRVGGSTYQVPVEVSVRRQQSLTLRWMLSATEGRPERTAIERLAGEIMDAAQGRGGSIKKKDDVERMAEANRAYAHYRW